The Coffea arabica cultivar ET-39 chromosome 2c, Coffea Arabica ET-39 HiFi, whole genome shotgun sequence genome includes the window GCCTTGGTTTCTGGCATGCCTTCAACACAGTCAGAGCCTACCATGCAAATGACTCTTCTAAATTTACAGCAAGGTTTTGGTACCCATTTAGGAGTCCAATTTGCAAACTTAAAAATCTGGAGCTCACACTTGTCATGTCTTTCTCTATCTCGGCAATTTTCATGCAAATCTTAGACTTTCCTTCTCTACACCTTTCTTCCAAACTTGAGAATTTTGAGCATGCAACTATGTTCCTTCACCTTGCCATTTTTTCTGGTTTCAATCTTCTTGCAGAGCTAAGTCATTTGTCTGAGACCCTATCTGGCGTCTCCGGCATACTTGCAGCCTCTGTTTTTGCTCAAGAGCTTTTCTTGCTCCATTACCACTCAACTGATCACATTGGACTTGAGGGTCATTACCATGGGCTTTTGCAGCTCATAGTATTGGCCTCACTGTTCGCTGCATTGGTTGTAACTTCTTGTCCTTCTAGTTTCCCTGCAGCACTAGCTCTTTCGGTTTCAGTCATATTACAAGGATGCTGGTTCATCGTTATGGGATTCATGTTGTGGGTTCCTAAGTTCATTCCACAAGGATGTGTGGCGCAGTTAAGTGATGCCAGCAGCAGCATCATGCAAGGAGCGGTCGTCTGTGAGACTCAAGAAGCTAGTTTCAGGGCAAGAGCACTGGCTAACTTGCAGCTCAGTTGGATGCTTTCTGCAGTTTTGATCTTTGTCACAGGGATTTTGCTTGGATTTTCCAGAGCTTTTGCACCTAGAGGACCATCAACTGACTATAAGCAATTACAAACTAGAGCCACGGATATACCCTTAGCAATTACGGGATTCAAGCAAACTTGGCCACGAGAAGTGAGAACTTAACTGACTACTCAAGTCTGGCAAATTAGTTGCCAATTAAAGGGCCTACGATGAACTTGGAGTCCATGTAGTGTTTGGATTCCGAGGAATGATGTACATAAGAATATGTGATTTTGGAGCGTTAACCTATCCTTTGCCCTCGATGTATTCCTGTCAAGACTGGTTTCAGTATGCTGATGGATTGAAAACTTCGTGCAAACTTAGACTAATAATCGATATACTTTCAAGAGAAGTGCCTTAGACAGCCACCCTTGGTCAAAGTTCGTTAGGTTTTCGTCCCTGGATGAAAATAGTTTGTGGATTGTATCCATGGTTCGCCGTGGCGGGTTGCGGTCTCGTCGCGATCTCTCGGTTGTTTCACATTCGTCGCGGCATATCGATTGAATATCGGGtgatataaatattataatacataaaaatttccaaaatttttgaaaaaaatactaaaattagaaaatataaaaaaaaaacataattttaaaaaatatccgaGTCGATTTCAAGTTAACTTGAATATATCGACTGATATCATGCATCACGAATTCGAATCGGCCAATATCGATCGAGTCAGAGCGAATCGTTACGAATATGATAATATTATGGGGATCTGAATTGTACCAGTCCCCTCCATTCCGATTACAACTCGTCGATACGTATCGATATCGGCTGATATTGCGAACCATGACTGTATCAAGAAGAAAGATTATGATCGTCAAAACACGGAAaggacaaataaaaaaaaagttaaaataacaacactaggtcCAAGTTACGATGATTTTGAGGGTGACTGCGTGGGTGGGTAGATGGGTTGGTCTAGGGCCGCCTAAAGTAATTTCAAGAAATGCGTTCCCATTGAATAGTTAATTAATTTCATCGTTTCAAGTTTTCATCACCCTCAAGTCTCGAGATCCATGATACTTGCTTAGTTACTTCCAAAATAAGTGAGCAGTACCACCTTTATCACTGAAGAAGCGTGTTCTCCTCCAGTAGGTTACAAGCAATCTAATTCTAAAGTAAGCTCAAGAGAACAAAGCAGTTACTCTGACCCCCATCCAATGAGCTGCATGCGAGATCCTTGTGGAGAAAATTCACAAAGCATTTACCTATTTACTTTCTGGATAAGAACTGCACGAACATCAGAATTCTGCAGCACCCGTTGTCCAGAAGTCCCACTTGAATCATGACTCGGTTATCATCCAGAATCAGATGCCTGTGCCCAGTTGTGGTGTTTAGCTTGTTGGGGTGCCTGATCACGATCCGGTTATACTCCTTAACGAGCCAACCCTTTGTGCCTGGTGCAAAAATTCAAATGCCTAATACCTATCTTTCCCAATTTGGTGAACTCGTAGATGTGGAGGAACTGGAACACCCACCCTTATCGAAAGGGCAAGACACGCAAACTACAAGCCTGGTTGATGAGTTTCTTGACAAGGACTCCCAGATCAGGAGTTTTTTCTTTCCTGATAAGAGAAACGCTATCGATCCGGGGGAAGGGAGTGATAGGAATTACTATTATCCAGGAAGAATTTGGCTAGACACGGAAGGGAATCCAATCCAAGCTCATGGAGGCGGGATTTTGTACGATGAGAGATCAAGGAGGTACTACTGGTATGGTGAGTACAAGGATGGTCCAACCTACCGTGCTCCCGGGAAGGGCGTGGCCAGGGTGGATGTCATTGGAGTTGGGTGCTATTCTTCCAAGGATTTGTGGACTTGGAAGAATGAGGGCATTGTGCTGAAAGCAGAAGAAAAGAACGAGACTCATgatctacacaagtccaaagtTCTAGAGAGGCCTAAAGTGATTTACAATGAGAAGACAGGTAAATATGTAATGTGGATGCACATTGATGATGCTAACTACACTAAAGCCTCAGTTGGAATTGCTATCAGCAGTTCTCCAACTGGTCCATTTGTTTATCTTTATAGCAAGAGTCCTCACGGATTCGATAGCAGGGACATGACAATTTTCAAAGATGGAGATGGTATAGCATACCTGTTTTACTCTTCTCTGCACAATAGACAAACTCATATTGGTCCCCTCAGTAAAGATTATCTTGATGTTACAAATTCTATGACCAAGGTTTTAGTCGGACAGCACAGAGAAGCGCATGCTGTGTTTAAACACCAAAGCAACTACTACATGATCACATCAGGCTGTAGTGGCTGGGCACCCAATGAGGCACTGGTTCATGTGGCTGAATCAATTATGGGGCCATGGGAGGCCATTGGAAACCCTTGCTTTGGAGCAAACAAAGTTTTTCGGGTCAACACATTCTTTGCTCAGAGTACATTTGTACTTCCCATGCCAGGGGGACCTCCGGGGTCATTTGTTTTTATGGCTGATCGTTGGAAGCCAGATGACTTGCGCGATTCAAGATATTTATGGCTGCCTCTAATTGTGGAGGAAGAAGCATACCAACAGCTGCCTCTTGTTAGTCCTATAAGGCCCAAAGTATCAATCTTTTGGCATGCAAAATGGATGATACCTTACAGAGGAATTCGTGAGAACTCACGATGAGGTTTTTCATGCCTATAAATCATTGAGCAACATAACAAGGTTTAATGTGTCTTTATCCAACTACAGGCACAAGGTAGCTCAATCATGTGTACACTTTATCTAACCAGGACACAAAGGAAACGGAAATAACAGAGCCAATATGCTAGCTCCATTGCAAAATGTTCTGCTCTGGGCAAGATGTCTATTAACTTCTTTAGCTTGTAGTTTTGCAGTTTAGTATCTGTTGTACGAAGCAAGATAATTCTTGATAAATAGTATCCAAGATGTAGAAGCCCGCATTGTTCCCAGGAAAAGCAGCATAAAATCCTTCAGTTGGTTGccaaaatttcatccatcgGTTAATGGGcgaggtaaaaaggtgattgaaagaTGTGTTAACAGAGaacgtaaaaatttttctataaaaaatcacaatccaaataaGAAGGTTCACAAGCAGTtgaggaaataaataaataaataattgctTTGAGTGTCATAAGTTGGCAGGTCTGAGCTTGAAGAGTTTCACGAGTAAACTTGGTGTCAAGCGTTAAACCAGAATAGGGAGCCACAAATAAATGGATGACTGAGATGATGAATGTCTAGCTTTTGGCAATAGAAAGGAGAAATGTTGATCAACGCAGTGTCTCAAGAAGTTTTCAACAGAAACGAATTGTACAAATTTGGTTCACTTGTCCAAATTAACTCAATTCTACATCCAGAATAGAATTAGGCAAAAAAGAACAGAAACCTTGATGAAAAACATCTTCTTTAACCaactaaattttgtaatttCTTATTCGGACTCTTCAACGGAGGTTTCGATTCGAAGAAGAACAAATCCCACAGCTACTCCAATAAGAACTAGGACTTGAATGATAGCAGCAATCCTGAATATCTCATCAGCAGCATTGCAGGTTGAAGAGAGAGCTCCGCCACCTCTGCCTTTGCTCTGTGAAGGACAACTCAATGAGCCAACAATCTTGGCAAAGGATTGTTCAGTGCTAACAGGAAGGCCTAATGAGACAACATTGTTGTGAGCCTTAAGGCCACCAAATGAGTTCAACCCACTAATATAGGTGACTTTGGTCCTCCTTAGGGAGGTTCTTCCTGAGCCGGGAATAGCTGCAGCCTTAATCGTGGCCGGAGATAGCGTAGCTGTGGCTGTCGCCATTGCTTCCTGACCGACAACCTATGGAAAGAGAAAGATGTAACAATTATGCAAAAGGGGTGCCTGACTACCTTAAAATACAGATACGTGTTTCTTTTGGACTTGATAGGGTGGTCAAGTTACCTTGTTCGGAATGATCGGTGCAGAGCTCTAAGCTTGCTAAAATGCAGAGATAAAGAATGAGTGAGCAAGTGAGACTTTCTAAATGAAGTGGATAAGATGGTCAGCCAATGGTTGGCTGAAAAAAGGATCGGATGAGATTTCTTTGAATGGTAAAAGCGTTAGCTTTGATAGGGGCCAAGAAAAGTGTGGGCTTTTGAGGACTTGGAAGACCATTTCTGTCATCTCTGAATTAACAAGCACAGTCACTACTTATTATCAAAGTTCAGTGATGATTTCTCCAAATAACACAAAATAGCAGAAGTCTGTTTTCAGAAATTATTCAATCTGGCTATGAATGTCACTCAAAATATCTAGGGTAAAAGGAAGTTCGAAAGTAGGAATCTTATTTGTATGACCTTCCGAATCAGAAAACTGATTGAAAACAAACCAAAAACAATAGCAAGTAGGCATGAACCTTAACACCACATCTCCTCTTCGCAAAACAATGACTCGAACTAGGCAAACAAGTTCTCAACTAATAAGGAGGTCAGCAATCCCAAGATTTATTTTTTCTAGTATATCAATGTATCATGAAGCCCGAATCCGTCTAGGACTGGGTATCTATAAAATTGTTAGGGCAATTGCATTGTACAGTTTAGGATTCAAATGGGTTCAATCTGTATTTGAAGAGATGGAATTGATTGCGTGTTACAACCTCAAAAAATTTGCTCTCCTCTTTGGATGGATGATGTTGTGGTGGTTTTATTCCCAGTTCCCACCTGTGACTATGATCATCGATTCGGTTTCTTCTTCTTGGTTAATGCATCTGTATCCTGATTCAAGAATCGGAATTGGCCTTCCTCATTCGAAATCAGGTAGAGATCATATCAAGCATTTTAGATTGCCCGAAAAAAACGGTAGAAAGAAACCTGTTAAAGAAGGTGCAGCGGATTGAGAATCACAGGGCTTGATCACAATATTGAACATGCTAAACTTCCAAAATCACAAACTCGAAAATAATTCTATTTCAATTGATATCCCTATAAACACACTGAACCGACAATAAAACCAATTCTCACCATCAAGCTACAACACATATATGGCCTCCCTATTTCCTCCATTTCACgggggaaaaaaaatacaactCTAACGAAATTATCATTGCCGCCCAACAAATATGCCTTAACGATGATTGAGCCAATAGGAAAATGACAAAAAtctaagggaaaaaaagaaaaggaatcaaATATCGCTCTCCGGGAGATTTTCAAGCGACGGCAACCGGCTGTCGCTTGGGAGGTTCGATATTCTTATTCTTGCGATCGGAATCGGCAAAATCTTCCGTATTATAGATGACGGCGATGTAAAGAGAACAGCTAGGGCACCGAGCGATCTCTTCGCCCAGACGGAGTTCTTCCCTGGTGATCCGGAAGAGGCCTCCGCAGGGGCAGGGATACATGAAGGCCTGGAGCTCCTCGTTCCATTCCATGTCCTCAATCTCTGCGTCGTCGTATGACATCTGATCTCTCGCTGTTTTCAAGTCCTGGACTATAGCTGCTTCTTTGAACAGAGTTAGCGTTTTCGGAAGCATCGCTCAGGTGGTTGCCCAGCTGGCGGAGGTGGCGTCTATTAAAGTTAGGGCTCCCTGAGCCGCCTTCCACGAATTGAGCAATTCAGGGTCTTAAAAGATTATCTGCATTTTATAATACCAAATAGCTCCCAAAGCAGAGGAGGAAAAAAAGTGCAGGACACTTAAATCAACAGATTTTATGTAGTCTGCGATCCTATTTGATACAATAGGAAATACACATCGTTATTCCAATCCGCAGAACCATTATTCAATGTTCAACCAATGTAAGGCTCCTAATAGTACATAGAAATTAACTCCTAGTACCATATTGGATTACCAATCAGTAATATATGATAAAGATGTTCACCGGGATGACCATTTAGAATGTAGGTCAGCGATCATCTCCACTGGCACACACAGCAGGTTTCTAAATATCAGAACAAATGTATCCAGCTAGTCCAATCTTTGAATTTACAAAACTACAGCATACAACTTTGATATTCCACAAAAGAAGAGAACTCTCAACACTATTATTAAGCACACTGGACATCTCTTTAGCTCAGGAAATTTTTTGATGCAGGATCCAGCACACATGCAAGCAAAATTTTATATTCTGCCTGGTTTGGGACAAATCTGATTAgaccaaaaaatttttgaattatttaaaTTTCACATTAATAGTTGTCCAGTTGGGAAGACGGAGAAGCCAAGGAGTAATCATTTGAAATTCTTTGTTTTTGCAACCTTAAATTTAAATTAGGTTTTAAATAGGAAACTTTATGTTATCATCTTAACAACTAAAAtaaaaacctcaagagaggCCATAAAAGATTCATAATGATTTAAAAATTGTGAACTACCTTGGAGGCCAGCTAATTTCCTTGCATATGAAATTTCACCTTTAAGTCGATCTCTTTATTCCTGTTGAGACTTTTGGGATAATCAAAGCGCTTCAACCAAATGTATAGCCCACAAATCTGATGCACGAGACATGAACGCAAATATTAAGAGctacaataagtttgaaaaatactGCTGTCTTATGAAGTGTCGAGAAGTTTAATTGAACATGCAAAAAGTAAGGAAAgtttctttattaaaaaaaagggcATGTAATTAAACATCCTATGTattttttatatcttttgagAGGTTAATAGCAAAATGAATCTTCCAAAGTAAGGAAAGCTGAAAACAAAAGTGAAGCCAAACAAAAATACTAAGGTGCCATTTTGTTAGTGTAGAGAGAAAATTGTTGAAAAAACTTAGTGTCACAAACCCCACTCAAACCTCCCAAATATAGATAAAAATCATAGAACAACAAAGAAGCATGCCAAGAACCATAGAGTACCAGGAGCTAGTAATTGCTCTTAAAAATAATTGATCCTCTAAAATATTTCAAACagtaatatcatcaacataacaTTCTTACTTATCCCCTTTGGCAGTTTCTCATTGTCAAGATCAAATGTAAAGGTCTTTCTTTTGAAGAATATCTATCCGTTAAAGTTGAGGCCATGCATTTCCTTAGATATGAATGGAGGCATAAACTTTTGATAGCCACCAACAAACATCAAcattttttgtcttttgttcAAGCAACCTCACAATTCAATGCATGTTTGATGCTAGAAAAGTTATACACCATTATGAAATAAAGCCAATGAAAgcaggaaaaaattaaaaatgccCAAAGACATACCAAGATAttcaaagcaaaggaaccaTTTTGCAGCTAGACAGATGGAAGATGAGCCTGAAAACTGAGTACTTGATTAGCTGCTATTCAGAACCTCTACAAATACAGAAGCAATAGTGCAAGTAGTTAGTATCACTCCACACTT containing:
- the LOC140035851 gene encoding uncharacterized protein — encoded protein: MGKLVEHLVSGFTLASLGFWHAFNTVRAYHANDSSKFTARFWYPFRSPICKLKNLELTLVMSFSISAIFMQILDFPSLHLSSKLENFEHATMFLHLAIFSGFNLLAELSHLSETLSGVSGILAASVFAQELFLLHYHSTDHIGLEGHYHGLLQLIVLASLFAALVVTSCPSSFPAALALSVSVILQGCWFIVMGFMLWVPKFIPQGCVAQLSDASSSIMQGAVVCETQEASFRARALANLQLSWMLSAVLIFVTGILLGFSRAFAPRGPSTDYKQLQTRATDIPLAITGFKQTWPREVRT
- the LOC140035114 gene encoding uncharacterized protein → MTRLSSRIRCLCPVVVFSLLGCLITIRLYSLTSQPFVPGAKIQMPNTYLSQFGELVDVEELEHPPLSKGQDTQTTSLVDEFLDKDSQIRSFFFPDKRNAIDPGEGSDRNYYYPGRIWLDTEGNPIQAHGGGILYDERSRRYYWYGEYKDGPTYRAPGKGVARVDVIGVGCYSSKDLWTWKNEGIVLKAEEKNETHDLHKSKVLERPKVIYNEKTGKYVMWMHIDDANYTKASVGIAISSSPTGPFVYLYSKSPHGFDSRDMTIFKDGDGIAYLFYSSLHNRQTHIGPLSKDYLDVTNSMTKVLVGQHREAHAVFKHQSNYYMITSGCSGWAPNEALVHVAESIMGPWEAIGNPCFGANKVFRVNTFFAQSTFVLPMPGGPPGSFVFMADRWKPDDLRDSRYLWLPLIVEEEAYQQLPLVSPIRPKVSIFWHAKWMIPYRGIRENSR
- the LOC140035115 gene encoding uncharacterized protein, with the translated sequence MATATATLSPATIKAAAIPGSGRTSLRRTKVTYISGLNSFGGLKAHNNVVSLGLPVSTEQSFAKIVGSLSCPSQSKGRGGGALSSTCNAADEIFRIAAIIQVLVLIGVAVGFVLLRIETSVEESE
- the LOC140035116 gene encoding uncharacterized protein, translated to MLPKTLTLFKEAAIVQDLKTARDQMSYDDAEIEDMEWNEELQAFMYPCPCGGLFRITREELRLGEEIARCPSCSLYIAVIYNTEDFADSDRKNKNIEPPKRQPVAVA